A region of the Thermoanaerobacterales bacterium genome:
TTTCAGACCGGCGTCCCCCCAGAATACGGTCGGCCGCATGCATCACGGCATGCCCCGCGGATGTCAGGATGAAGGACTGCCACAAAAGGCCGAAGCCGGCGGCCGCCGCCAGTTCCTTTCCGGACGGCCCGGCGGCGGCCAGAAGAGCGGCCTGGGCGGCGGCCACGGCCAGCACCGCCACAATGGCCAGCATCTTCAGCCGGCGGCGGTGGACCGCGGTGCGGATCGGTTTCGCCGGGCTGTCGACCGGGGCGAGAATCAGTACCGCAAGGA
Encoded here:
- a CDS encoding accessory gene regulator B family protein, whose product is LAVLILAPVDSPAKPIRTAVHRRRLKMLAIVAVLAVAAAQAALLAAAGPSGKELAAAAGFGLLWQSFILTSAGHAVMHAADRILGGRRSEKGV